The Anolis carolinensis isolate JA03-04 chromosome 2, rAnoCar3.1.pri, whole genome shotgun sequence genome has a window encoding:
- the LOC103281186 gene encoding LOW QUALITY PROTEIN: zinc finger protein 883 (The sequence of the model RefSeq protein was modified relative to this genomic sequence to represent the inferred CDS: deleted 2 bases in 1 codon) yields MESGVLLRPAPKPCLANQASPFPLASFSARWRQEAFVVREGRQEGRPPLLAFEEAVVSFSEKERDVLDQVCWASRVEDTVETSESMAPRNQKKNAKRKEADVTKPGTEKQVFGKQKGMKTRHRTQDKKENSSSSFQQADHSEPLTSESKETECPDCGEMCRCHAQLNIDAGPHKGGKPYKCMECGMNFNRSDCLQSHQKTHTGEKPYKCMECGKGFSKKAYLHIHQRIHTGEKPYKCMECGKSFTDAGSYNKHLSAHTGEKPYKCLECGKSFRDGTQLSTHQRTHTGEKPYKCMECGKGFCQSAGLYMHQRTHTGEKPYTCMECGRSFSCNGSLRTHQRIHTGEKPYECMECGKSFSQNSALHVHQKIHSGEKPYKCMECEKSFKQREQLRVHQYTHTGEKPYECMQCGKSFSNRRACNLHQMTHSGEKPYKCMECEKTFSHSSYLQSHQKTHRGEKPYKCMVCKKSFSRTSHLRIHERTHSGEKPFQCLKCGKSFRQKANLRVHERIHTGERPYKCTVCGMGFCDSGTCNKHLRTHTGEKPYECVECGKSFSCSSNLHTHQRTHTGEKPHECKECGMSFSSSSSLHSHQRTHTGEKPYECMECGKSFSHCHALRTHQRTHTGEKPYQHGMWKELQGQRRFAFPS; encoded by the exons atggagtccggaGTCCTCCTTAGGCCCGCCCCCAAGCCCTGCTTAGCCAATCAGGCGTCGCCATTCCCTCTGGCGTCATTTTCTGCGAGATGGCGCCAAGAAGCGTTTGTTGtgagggaaggaaggcaagaaggaagGCCG CCTCTGCTAGCCTTTGAGGAGGCTGTTGTGTCTTTCTCTGAGAAGGAGCGGGATGTCCTGGATCAGGTCTGCTGGGCTTCACGTGTAGAAGATACAGTGGAGACTTCTGAGAGCATGGCACCTAG aaatcagaagaagaatgCGAAACGCAAGGAGGCAGATGTAACAAAGCCTGGCACAGAAAAACAGGTGTTTGGAAAGCAAAAGGGAATGAAAACAAGACACAGAACCCAAGACAAAAAAGAGAACAGCTCCTCTTCTTTCCAGCAGGCTGATCATTCTGAACCGTTGACGTCAGAATCAAAGGAAACGGAGTGTCCAGACTGTGGGGAAATGTGCAGATGTCATGCACAGTTAAACATCGATGCCGGTCCTCACAAAGGAGGTAAACCAtacaaatgcatggagtgtggaatgAATTTTAATCGGTCTGATTGTCTGCAGTCACATCAAAaaacacacacaggggagaaaccatataaatgtatggaatgtggaaagggcttcagtaAAAAAGCATATCTGCATATACATCAAAGgatacacacaggagagaagccatacaaatgcatggaatgtggaaagagcttcactgacgCTGGATCATATAACAAACATCTAAGTGctcacacaggagaaaaaccatataaatgtctagaatgtggaaagagctttcgtGATGGTACACAACTTTCTACACATCAAAgaacacacacaggggagaaaccatacaaatgcatggaatgtggaaagggcttcTGTCAGAGTGCAGGTCTATATATGCATCAAAGaacacacacaggagagaagccatacacatgcatggaatgtggaaggaGCTTCAGTTGCAATGGAAGTCTACGTACCCATCaaagaatccacacaggagagaaaccatatgaatgcatggaatgtggaaagagcttcagtcagaattCAGCTCTCCATGTACATCAAAAAATACACTCGGGTGAAAAACCgtacaaatgcatggaatgtgagaAGAGCTTCAAACAAAGAGAACAACTACGTGTACATCAATacacccacacaggggagaagccatatgaatgcatgcaatgtggaaagagcttcagtaataGGAGAGCATGTAATCTACATCAAATGACTCACTCAGGTGAGAAGCCgtacaaatgcatggaatgcgAGAAAACCTTCAGTCACAGTTCATATCTACAGTCACATCAAAAAACTCAcagaggagagaaaccatacaaatgcatgGTATGTAAAAAGAGTTTCAGTCGGACCTCTCATCTGCGTATACATGAAAGAACGCATTCAGGAGAGAAACCTTTTCAATGCTtgaaatgtggaaagagcttccgtcAGAAGGCAAATCTACGTGTACATGAAAGGATACACACAGGGGAGAGACCATACAAATGCACTGTATGTGGAATGGGTTTCTGTGATAGTGGGACATGTAATAAACAtctaaggacccacacaggagagaaaccgtatgaatgcgtggaatgtggaaagagtttcagttgcAGTTCAAATCTACACACacatcaaagaacccacacaggggagaaacctcaTGAATGCAAGGAATGCGGAATGAGTTTCTCTAGTAGTAGCAGTTTGCACTCacatcaaagaacccacacaggggagaaaccttatgaatgcatggaatgtggaaagagcttctctcaTTGTCATGCTTTACgaacacatcaaaggacccacacaggggaaaaaccatatcaa catggaatgtggaaagagcttcagggaCAGAGGAGATTTGCGTTCCCATCatag
- the LOC100552032 gene encoding zinc finger protein 709, whose product MDCGKGFSKKAYLHRHKRIHTGEKPYKCMECGKGFSQKATLLVHQRIHTGEKPYKCMECGKSFTDTGSYNKHLRAHTGEKPYKCLECGKSFRNGTSLCTHQRTHTGEKPFKCMECGKGFSQSAGLYMHQRTHTGEKPYTCMECGRSFSCNGSLLTHQRTHTGEKPYECMECGKSFSQNSALREHQKIHSGEKPYKCMECEKSFKQREQLRVHQYTHTGEKPYECMQCGKSFSNRTACNKHQRTHSGEKPYKCMECEKTFSHSSYLQSHQKTHRGEKPYKCMVCKKSFSRTDHLRIHERTHSGEKPFQCMECGKSFRQKANLRVHERIHTGERPYKCTVCGMGFCDSGTCNKHLRTHTGEKPYECVECGKSFSCSSNLRIHQRTHTGEKPHECKECGMSFSSSSSLHSHQRTHTGEKPYECMECGKSFSHCHALRTHQRTHTGEKPYQCMECGKSFRDRGDLRSHHRTHTGEKPYKCIECKKSFRTSRDLHAHHSIHTGEKPYKCIECGKAFSRRKSLYSHRRTHTGKNI is encoded by the coding sequence atggattgtggaaagggcttcagtaAGAAAGCATATCTGCATAGACATAAAAGaatacacacaggagagaagccatacaaatgcatggaatgtggaaagggcttcagtcAGAAAGCAACTCTACTGGTGCATCAAAGaatacacacaggagagaagccatacaaatgcatggaatgcggaaagagcttcactgacaCTGGATCGTATAACAAACATCTAAGGGctcacacaggagaaaaaccatataaatgtctagaatgtggaaagagctttcgtAACGGTACATCCCTTTGTACACATCAAAgaacacacacaggggagaaaccattcaaatgcatggaatgtggaaagggcttcagtcAGAGTGCAGGTCTATATATGCATCAAAGaacacacacaggagagaagccatacacatgcatggaatgtggaaggaGCTTCAGTTGCAATGGAAGTCTACTTAcccatcaaagaacccacacaggagagaaaccatatgaatgcatggaatgtggaaagagcttcagtcagaattCAGCTCTCCGTGAACATCAAAAAATACACTCGGGTGAAAAACCgtacaaatgcatggaatgtgagaAGAGCTTCAAACAAAGAGAACAACTACGTGTACATCAATAcacccatacaggggagaagccatatgaatgcatgcaatgtggaaagagcttcagtaataGGACAGCATGtaataaacatcaaaggactcactcaGGTGAGAAGCCgtacaaatgcatggaatgcgAGAAAACCTTCAGTCACAGTTCATATCTACAGTCACATCAAAAAACTCAcagaggagagaaaccatacaaatgcatgGTATGTAAAAAGAGTTTCAGTCGGACCGATCATCTGCGTATACATGAAAGAACGCATTCAGGAGagaaaccttttcaatgcatggaatgtggaaagagcttccgtcAGAAGGCAAATCTACGTGTACATGAAAGGATACACACAGGGGAGAGACCATACAAATGCACTGTATGTGGAATGGGTTTCTGTGATAGTGGGACATGTAATAAACAtctaaggacccacacaggagagaaaccgtatgaatgcgtggaatgtggaaagagtttcagttgcAGTTCAAATCTACGTATacatcaaagaacccacacaggggagaaacctcaTGAATGCAAGGAATGCGGAATGAGTTTCTCTAGTAGTAGCAGTTTGCACTCacatcaaagaacccacacaggggagaaaccttatgaatgcatggaatgtggaaagagcttctctcaTTGTCATGCTTTACgaacacatcaaaggacccacacaggggaaaaaccatatcaatgcatggaatgtggaaagagcttcagggaCAGAGGAGATTTGCGTTCCCATCataggacccacacaggagaaaaaccatataaatgcatCGAATGTAAAAAGAGCTTCAGGACCAGTAGAGACTTGCATGCCCATCATAGCATCCACACAGGggaaaaaccatataaatgcatCGAATGTGGAAAGGCCTTCAGCAGACGTAAAAGTTTGTATTCCCATCGTAGAACCCACACGGGGAaaaacatataa